The segment CGATGCCGGCAGCCCTGAAGAATTTGCAGAACACTGGCAGCTTGTTTGTGAGAACTTCGATCTGCTATATGACGATCTGGATAATGTGGAGAAGCTCAGGCAGGCGATATTGCAGCTTGCAGTGCAGGGTAAGCTTGTGGAGCAGGATGTTAGTGATGAGCCGGCAGGGGTGTTGTTGGGGAAGATTAAGGCTGAGAAGGAGAGGTTGGTGAAGGAGAAGGTAATTAGAAAATCCAAGCCTTTGCCAGAAATCGATGATGAAGATGTCCCATTTAAGATACCAACTAATTGGGAATGGACCATGCTTGGTACCTTATGTTTTAGTGTTGCGGATGGTCCACACTTTTCCCCAAAATATGTAACAAAGGAAGAAGGAATACCTTTCCTTTCTGCTCGGAACGTTAAATTAGGTGGATTTGAACTTGATTCTGTTAAGTACGTATCTCCTGAAGACCACAAAAAGTTTTGTGAACGCATTAAACCAGATAAAGGAGATATACTCTATACAAAAGGAGGCACTACAGGAGTAGCACTTGTTAATGATTTGGATTTTGAATTTAGTGTATGGGTTCATCTTTCCGTTCTTCAAATTGCTAGAAAATATGTAGATTCATATTATCTTGCTTATGCACTCAATTGCCCACTTTGCTATGAGCAATCTCAAAAATTTACTCATGGAAGTTCAAATAGAGATTTAGGTTTAACAAGAATGGTAAAAATACTCCTTCCACTACCGCCACTCAAAGAACAAAAACGCATAGTCGCCAAAGTCGATCAACTCATGGCAATTTGCGACCAGCTTGAAGCAAAAATAAAGCAGGCACAATCGGATAGTGAAAAGTTGGTGGAAGTGGCTGTGAGAGATACTTTGAATGTGTAATCTAATACAAAACGTTGACATGTATGTCAAAGTTGTGTTTTTAGTTTGGTTTAGGTCTCCCACAAAAACACAATAAGTTTAGAAATTATTAT is part of the Methanococcoides orientis genome and harbors:
- a CDS encoding restriction endonuclease subunit S, which produces MNPELFFENFDLLAESPNGIQKLREMILQMAVQGKLVEQNPDDEPAGVLLGKITAEKERLVKEKKIRKSQPLSAIEETEHLFEIPKTWKWVRLGNLGDWGAGATPNRKKMEYYDGSINWFKSGELNDGYITDSDEKINTLALKECSLRLNSPDDVLIAMYGATIGKVAILKTEGTTNQAVCACTCYDGYYNEYLFLLLKAYRKHFTNQGSGGAQPNISRQKIIHTVSPLPPLEEQKRIVTKVDQLMALCDQLESLKQKKNESRIQLNTSALNKMLDAGSPEEFAEHWQLVCENFDLLYDDLDNVEKLRQAILQLAVQGKLVEQDVSDEPAGVLLGKIKAEKERLVKEKVIRKSKPLPEIDDEDVPFKIPTNWEWTMLGTLCFSVADGPHFSPKYVTKEEGIPFLSARNVKLGGFELDSVKYVSPEDHKKFCERIKPDKGDILYTKGGTTGVALVNDLDFEFSVWVHLSVLQIARKYVDSYYLAYALNCPLCYEQSQKFTHGSSNRDLGLTRMVKILLPLPPLKEQKRIVAKVDQLMAICDQLEAKIKQAQSDSEKLVEVAVRDTLNV